The following are encoded together in the Acidovorax sp. KKS102 genome:
- a CDS encoding LysR family transcriptional regulator — protein MRDHALFDKIDLHLIRVLHTVLTERSVSRAAVRLGMHQPAVSAALKRLRDLSGDPLLVRSGASMMPTDAALRMVEPAGAILRAAEALFSDARGFDPRTATRTFRVAASDYLDPLFLPQLVARIKVEAPLCPIEILPLSADTHYHAHLAQGDVDVVIGNWPQPPDDLHMGRLFGDEVVCLVGKDHPAVRRGWDVESWLAAEHIAPTPTHPGARGVIDAHLDSLGMQRHITARCAHFSLIPSIVASSLLVLTTGRQYCERYVEQLPLAILPCPVPFPRLMYYQLWHARTHHSAAAAWLRDCVKTVAASLRKE, from the coding sequence ATGAGAGACCACGCCCTTTTCGACAAGATAGACCTCCATCTCATAAGGGTCTTGCACACCGTGCTCACAGAACGCAGCGTATCGAGGGCCGCCGTCCGCCTGGGCATGCACCAGCCGGCGGTGTCGGCTGCGCTCAAAAGGCTGCGCGACCTGTCGGGCGACCCGCTGCTGGTGCGCTCCGGTGCCAGCATGATGCCCACCGACGCCGCGCTGCGCATGGTGGAGCCCGCCGGGGCCATTCTGCGTGCGGCCGAGGCACTGTTTTCGGATGCGCGCGGGTTTGACCCGCGCACGGCCACCCGCACCTTCCGCGTGGCGGCTAGCGACTACCTCGACCCGCTGTTCCTGCCCCAGCTCGTGGCCCGCATCAAGGTCGAGGCCCCTTTGTGCCCCATCGAGATCCTGCCCCTGTCGGCCGACACGCACTACCACGCGCACCTGGCCCAGGGCGATGTGGACGTGGTGATCGGCAACTGGCCCCAGCCGCCCGACGATCTGCACATGGGCCGCCTGTTTGGCGACGAGGTGGTGTGCCTGGTCGGCAAGGACCACCCCGCCGTGCGGCGCGGCTGGGATGTGGAGAGCTGGCTGGCCGCCGAGCACATCGCGCCCACGCCCACCCACCCTGGCGCGCGGGGCGTGATCGACGCCCACCTGGACAGCCTGGGCATGCAGCGCCACATCACGGCGCGCTGCGCGCATTTCAGCCTCATCCCCAGCATCGTGGCATCGAGCTTGCTTGTGCTGACCACGGGCCGCCAGTACTGCGAGCGGTATGTGGAGCAGCTGCCGCTGGCCATCCTGCCGTGCCCGGTGCCGTTTCCCCGGCTCATGTACTACCAGCTGTGGCATGCCCGCACGCACCACTCGGCCGCCGCGGCCTGGCTGCGAGATTGCGTGAAAACCGTGGCTGCTTCGCTACGAAAAGAATAG
- a CDS encoding ABC transporter ATP-binding protein, giving the protein MSSPPNPSAPGAAPPRLQLVGITKRYPAVVANSGVSLTVLPGEIHAVLGENGAGKSTLMKIIYGSVKPDEGSVFFNGQAVQVRNPQEARALGIAMVFQHFSLFDTLTVAENVWLGLDKSLTLAEVTGRITAKAAEYGLDIDPLRPVHTLSVGEMQRVEIIRALLTNPKVLILDEPTSVLTPQAVEKLFVVLRKLASEGCSILYISHKLHEIRALCTACTVLRGGKVTGVCNPAEESNASLSRLMIGAEPPALEHRAVQTGATVLRVQGLSLPRADQFGVDLIDLQFEVKAGEVVGIAGVSGNGQKELLYALSGEDQRAEPASIQVTGQNAGRMGPGQRRALGLHFVPEERLGRGAVPTMGLAHNLLLTRTNSVSGSGWIKVGALQKHAADIIARFNVKAGGPNAAAKSLSGGNLQKFIVGREIDANPKLLIVSQPTWGVDVGAAAQIRGSILALRDAGCAVLVVSEELDELFEICDRLHVVAKGHLSPSVPRAEATVERIGEWMSGLWHADVQAHLAQQAKAGEVQHA; this is encoded by the coding sequence ATGAGTTCTCCCCCCAATCCTTCAGCGCCTGGTGCGGCGCCGCCACGGCTGCAGCTGGTGGGCATCACCAAGCGCTACCCGGCCGTGGTGGCCAACAGCGGCGTGTCGCTCACGGTGCTGCCGGGTGAAATCCACGCCGTGCTGGGCGAAAACGGCGCGGGCAAGTCCACGCTGATGAAAATCATCTACGGCTCGGTCAAGCCCGACGAAGGCAGCGTGTTCTTCAACGGCCAGGCCGTGCAGGTGCGGAATCCGCAAGAAGCGCGGGCCCTGGGCATTGCCATGGTGTTCCAGCACTTCAGCCTGTTCGACACCCTAACCGTGGCCGAGAACGTGTGGCTGGGCCTGGACAAGAGCCTGACGCTGGCCGAAGTGACCGGCCGCATCACCGCCAAGGCCGCTGAATACGGCCTCGACATTGACCCCCTGCGCCCCGTGCACACGCTGAGCGTGGGCGAGATGCAGCGGGTGGAAATCATCCGCGCCCTGCTCACCAACCCCAAGGTGCTGATACTGGACGAGCCCACCTCGGTGCTCACGCCCCAGGCGGTCGAAAAGCTCTTTGTGGTGCTGCGCAAGCTCGCCAGCGAGGGCTGCAGCATTCTCTACATCAGCCACAAGCTGCACGAAATTCGCGCGCTATGCACTGCCTGCACCGTGCTGCGGGGCGGCAAGGTCACGGGCGTGTGCAACCCGGCCGAGGAATCCAATGCATCGCTGTCGCGGCTGATGATCGGCGCCGAGCCGCCGGCGCTGGAACACCGTGCCGTGCAGACTGGCGCCACGGTGCTGCGCGTGCAGGGCCTGTCGCTGCCGCGCGCCGACCAGTTCGGGGTGGATTTGATCGACCTGCAGTTCGAGGTCAAGGCGGGCGAGGTGGTGGGCATTGCCGGGGTGTCGGGCAACGGGCAAAAAGAGCTGCTCTATGCGCTGTCGGGCGAAGACCAGCGCGCCGAGCCGGCCAGCATCCAGGTGACGGGCCAGAACGCGGGCCGCATGGGCCCGGGCCAGCGCCGTGCTTTGGGCCTGCACTTTGTGCCTGAAGAGCGCCTGGGCCGGGGTGCTGTGCCCACCATGGGGCTGGCGCACAACCTGCTGCTCACCCGCACCAATTCGGTCAGCGGCAGTGGCTGGATCAAGGTGGGTGCGCTGCAAAAGCATGCGGCGGACATCATTGCCCGTTTCAATGTGAAGGCGGGCGGCCCCAACGCGGCGGCCAAGTCGCTGTCGGGCGGCAACCTGCAAAAGTTCATCGTGGGGCGCGAGATCGACGCCAACCCGAAGCTGCTCATCGTCTCCCAACCCACCTGGGGTGTGGACGTGGGGGCGGCGGCGCAGATTCGCGGCTCCATCCTGGCGCTGCGCGATGCGGGCTGTGCGGTGCTGGTGGTGAGTGAGGAGCTGGACGAATTGTTTGAAATCTGCGACCGGCTGCATGTGGTGGCCAAGGGGCATCTGTCGCCCTCGGTGCCCCGCGCCGAGGCCACGGTGGAACGCATTGGCGAATGGATGAGCGGGCTGTGGCATGCCGATGTGCAAGCGCACCTCGCTCAACAGGCCAAGGCAGGGGAGGTGCAGCATGCTTAA
- a CDS encoding ABC transporter permease, with amino-acid sequence MLKLEPRPQASKLWTYGSPLLALAFTVLIGVALFIALGKDPVRGLQVFFWEPIKTQYAIGELMVKATPLLLIALGLAVCFRSNVWNIGAEGQFVIGAVVAGGVALLADKTTGPWIVPAILLAGVLGGMVWAGLTALLRDKFNANEILVSLMLVYVATLVLGYLVYGPWKDPMGYNFPQTKTFEKVTQIPRLMQGSRVSIGLLLALAGAGALWVFLFRTRAGFAQQVGGLAPAAARYAGFSSRRALWTALLISGGAAGLAGALEVAGPIGQLTPYVPAGYGFAAIIVAFVGRLHPVGMILSAILMSMFYIGGELAQSRLGLPKSLTGVFQGLLLFTLLACDTLIAYRIRWVGTRKVVA; translated from the coding sequence ATGCTTAAGCTGGAACCACGCCCCCAGGCTTCCAAGCTCTGGACCTATGGCTCGCCGCTGCTGGCGCTGGCCTTTACCGTGCTGATCGGTGTGGCCTTGTTCATTGCGCTGGGCAAAGACCCGGTGCGCGGGCTGCAGGTGTTCTTCTGGGAGCCCATCAAAACGCAGTACGCCATTGGCGAACTCATGGTCAAGGCCACGCCACTGTTGCTGATTGCGCTGGGGCTGGCCGTGTGTTTCCGCTCCAACGTGTGGAACATCGGTGCCGAAGGCCAGTTTGTCATCGGCGCCGTGGTGGCGGGTGGCGTGGCGCTGCTGGCCGACAAGACCACGGGCCCCTGGATCGTGCCCGCCATCCTGCTCGCCGGGGTGCTGGGTGGCATGGTCTGGGCGGGGCTCACGGCGCTGCTGCGCGACAAGTTCAATGCCAATGAAATCCTGGTGAGCCTGATGCTGGTCTATGTGGCCACGCTGGTGCTGGGCTACCTGGTCTATGGCCCGTGGAAGGACCCCATGGGCTACAACTTTCCGCAGACCAAGACGTTCGAGAAGGTCACGCAGATCCCGCGCCTGATGCAGGGCTCGCGCGTGTCCATCGGGTTGCTGCTGGCGCTCGCAGGCGCTGGGGCCTTGTGGGTGTTCCTGTTCCGCACCCGTGCGGGCTTTGCCCAGCAGGTGGGCGGCTTGGCACCGGCGGCGGCGCGCTATGCGGGTTTTTCGTCGCGCCGCGCGCTGTGGACGGCATTGCTGATTTCGGGTGGTGCCGCCGGTTTGGCGGGTGCGCTGGAGGTGGCCGGGCCCATCGGTCAACTCACGCCCTATGTGCCGGCTGGCTACGGTTTTGCGGCCATCATCGTGGCCTTTGTGGGGCGGCTGCACCCCGTCGGAATGATTCTTTCCGCCATCCTCATGAGCATGTTCTACATCGGCGGTGAACTGGCGCAGTCGCGCCTGGGCCTGCCCAAGTCGCTCACCGGCGTGTTCCAGGGCCTGCTGCTGTTCACGCTGCTGGCCTGCGACACATTGATTGCCTATCGCATCCGGTGGGTGGGCACCAGAAAGGTGGTGGCCTGA
- a CDS encoding ABC transporter permease — MESYALLIGATLSAGTVLAIAALGLLINEKAGIVNLGAEGMMLCAAIAGFATVVHTGNTWLGFAAGMAAGAVLAAIFGVLVIWLNTNQYATGLALSLFGVGFSAFAGISYVQAKLPELPKYAIPVLGDVPLLGPALFRQHPLVYLTMVLVAGLIWFLYRSRAGLVLRSVGESPESAHALGYPVRRIRLAAVVVGGALCGLAGAYISTVYTPLWVEGMVAGRGWIALALTTFATWRPARVLLGAYLFGGVTMLQFHLQATGVQVASQLLSMLPYVATIVVLALISRNPTWIRINMPASLGKPFYPGS; from the coding sequence ATGGAATCCTACGCACTCCTCATCGGCGCCACACTCAGTGCGGGCACCGTGCTGGCCATCGCGGCCCTGGGCCTGCTCATCAACGAGAAGGCGGGCATCGTCAACCTGGGGGCCGAGGGCATGATGCTCTGCGCCGCCATTGCCGGGTTTGCCACGGTGGTCCACACCGGCAACACCTGGCTGGGCTTTGCCGCAGGCATGGCGGCCGGTGCCGTGCTGGCCGCCATCTTTGGCGTGCTGGTGATCTGGCTCAACACCAACCAGTACGCCACGGGGCTGGCGCTCAGCCTCTTCGGCGTGGGCTTCTCGGCGTTTGCGGGCATCAGCTACGTGCAGGCCAAACTGCCCGAGCTGCCCAAGTACGCGATTCCGGTGCTGGGCGATGTGCCGCTGCTGGGCCCCGCGCTGTTCCGTCAGCATCCGCTGGTGTATCTCACCATGGTGCTGGTGGCGGGGTTGATCTGGTTCCTGTACCGCTCGCGCGCCGGGCTCGTGCTGCGCTCGGTGGGTGAGTCGCCCGAGTCGGCGCATGCATTGGGCTACCCGGTGCGGCGCATCCGGCTGGCGGCCGTGGTGGTGGGCGGTGCCCTGTGCGGGCTGGCCGGGGCCTACATCTCCACCGTCTACACGCCGCTGTGGGTCGAGGGCATGGTGGCTGGGCGCGGCTGGATCGCGCTGGCACTCACCACCTTTGCCACCTGGCGCCCGGCACGGGTGTTGCTTGGTGCTTATCTGTTTGGTGGCGTGACCATGCTGCAGTTCCATTTGCAGGCCACGGGCGTGCAGGTGGCCAGCCAGTTGCTGAGCATGCTGCCGTATGTGGCCACCATCGTGGTGCTGGCGCTGATCTCGCGCAATCCGACCTGGATTCGCATCAACATGCCGGCATCGTTGGGCAAACCGTTTTATCCGGGCTCGTGA